One part of the Bacteroidia bacterium genome encodes these proteins:
- a CDS encoding enoyl-CoA hydratase-related protein: MSVLLFEINEGVGTISLNRPDAFNSVTRELALAFQEALDTCASREDVRAVLITGTGRAFCAGQDLKEITDEENRPGFRVILDEHFKPIILKIRELEKPVIAAVNGVAAGAGANIALACDIVLASEKASFIQAFSGIGLIPDSGGTFFLPRLIGFQKALAISMLGDKISATEAEKMGMIYKVLPAEDFMSESLSLAHRMAKMATKGLALTKKAFNQSLTNNLESQLSLETATQLAAFETYDYNEGVQAFVEKRKAEFKGK; encoded by the coding sequence ATGTCTGTACTACTATTCGAGATCAATGAGGGAGTAGGAACAATTAGCTTGAATCGGCCTGATGCTTTCAATAGTGTCACCCGCGAACTGGCTCTGGCTTTTCAGGAAGCTCTGGATACTTGCGCAAGCAGGGAAGATGTAAGGGCTGTTCTTATTACAGGTACTGGAAGAGCCTTCTGTGCCGGTCAGGATTTAAAAGAAATTACCGATGAAGAAAACCGTCCGGGATTTCGGGTAATTCTTGATGAGCATTTCAAACCTATAATCCTCAAAATAAGAGAACTTGAAAAGCCCGTGATTGCAGCCGTAAATGGAGTAGCAGCGGGAGCAGGAGCGAATATAGCTCTGGCCTGTGATATTGTGCTTGCCAGCGAAAAAGCCAGCTTCATTCAGGCATTTTCAGGTATAGGCTTGATTCCGGATAGTGGAGGAACTTTTTTCCTTCCTCGGCTTATTGGATTTCAAAAAGCTTTGGCCATCAGTATGCTAGGCGATAAAATTTCTGCAACTGAAGCGGAAAAAATGGGGATGATCTACAAAGTCCTGCCTGCAGAAGATTTCATGAGTGAGTCATTAAGTCTTGCCCATAGAATGGCCAAAATGGCCACAAAGGGCCTCGCTTTAACCAAAAAAGCTTTTAATCAATCCCTCACAAATAATCTCGAATCTCAACTCAGTCTGGAGACAGCTACTCAACTCGCAGCCTTCGAGACCTATGATTATAATGAAGGCGTTCAGGCCTTTGTAGAAAAAAGGAAAGCGGAGTTTAAAGGAAAATGA
- the paaD gene encoding 1,2-phenylacetyl-CoA epoxidase subunit PaaD: MVIAEQHKEILDYLYEVSDPEIPVLSIMDMGIVRDIEVEGKQLKVSITPTYSGCPAMDVIGDDIVRALKKRGYETKIKLVLAPAWTTDWITEEGRRKLEEYGIAAPLDASADKKALMGEKKMVTCTHCGSKNTIMVSQFGSTACKALFKCEDCLEPFDYFKCL, from the coding sequence ATGGTAATTGCCGAACAACATAAAGAGATTCTGGACTATCTCTATGAGGTATCCGATCCTGAAATTCCTGTTTTGTCCATCATGGACATGGGGATTGTACGGGATATTGAGGTAGAAGGAAAACAATTGAAAGTGAGTATCACTCCTACCTATTCTGGCTGCCCGGCCATGGATGTGATTGGGGATGATATTGTGAGGGCTTTGAAAAAAAGGGGCTATGAAACAAAGATAAAATTGGTTTTAGCTCCCGCCTGGACTACTGACTGGATTACGGAAGAGGGGAGAAGAAAGTTAGAAGAATATGGGATAGCCGCTCCATTGGATGCTTCGGCAGATAAGAAAGCCTTGATGGGTGAGAAAAAGATGGTGACTTGCACCCATTGCGGCTCAAAAAATACAATAATGGTAAGTCAGTTTGGTTCTACGGCCTGTAAAGCACTCTTTAAGTGTGAAGATTGTCTGGAGCCTTTCGACTACTTTAAATGTCTATAA
- the paaC gene encoding 1,2-phenylacetyl-CoA epoxidase subunit PaaC has translation MRDQLYQYLLSIGDNSMILGHRLSELCGHGPSLETDIALTNISLDLFGQVRSYFQYAAELKGEELTEDKIAFLRYPNQYRNTLLVEQPNKDFAYVIVRQFLFDAFHKPFLEELSQSLDPQIAAIATKSLKEVSYHLRFSSQWVIRLGDGTEESHARMQEAVNHLYRFSGELFEETEIDKEMKENKIGADLEQVKEAFIQTIREVMSEATLEIPDTPWHQGGGKKGIHTEELGYILADLQYMQRTYPDMKW, from the coding sequence ATGCGGGATCAACTGTATCAATATTTACTTTCGATAGGAGATAATTCCATGATCCTGGGGCATAGATTGTCTGAGCTTTGTGGACATGGTCCTAGCCTGGAAACAGATATAGCCTTAACCAATATTTCTTTGGATTTATTCGGACAGGTGAGAAGCTATTTCCAATATGCTGCAGAATTAAAAGGAGAAGAACTTACAGAAGATAAAATCGCTTTTCTTCGCTACCCGAATCAATACAGGAATACCTTATTGGTCGAGCAGCCAAATAAAGATTTTGCTTATGTGATTGTTCGTCAATTTTTGTTTGATGCCTTTCATAAACCCTTTTTGGAAGAATTGTCTCAAAGTCTCGATCCTCAAATAGCTGCTATCGCAACAAAATCTTTGAAAGAGGTTAGCTATCATCTCCGTTTTTCCAGTCAGTGGGTAATAAGATTGGGAGATGGTACAGAGGAAAGTCATGCCAGGATGCAGGAGGCTGTTAATCACCTCTATCGATTCTCTGGGGAGTTATTCGAAGAGACGGAGATAGACAAAGAGATGAAGGAGAATAAGATTGGAGCGGACCTTGAGCAGGTAAAAGAAGCATTTATCCAAACGATCAGAGAAGTGATGTCTGAAGCTACTTTGGAGATTCCGGATACTCCCTGGCATCAGGGAGGTGGAAAAAAAGGCATTCACACAGAAGAATTAGGATACATTCTGGCTGACCTTCAATATATGCAGCGGACCTATCCCGATATGAAATGGTAA
- the paaB gene encoding 1,2-phenylacetyl-CoA epoxidase subunit PaaB — protein sequence MNKKEWPIWEVFVRSKNGLEHRHVGSLHAADAEMAMENARDVYTRRSEGVSIWVVESKHISASNPENSGELFEPAKDKVYRHPTFYDLPEELKHM from the coding sequence ATGAATAAAAAAGAATGGCCCATTTGGGAAGTGTTTGTTCGAAGCAAAAATGGTTTGGAGCATCGCCATGTAGGAAGCCTGCATGCTGCTGATGCTGAAATGGCGATGGAAAATGCGCGGGACGTTTACACTCGAAGAAGTGAAGGAGTAAGTATTTGGGTAGTTGAATCCAAACACATTTCCGCTTCCAATCCGGAAAACAGCGGCGAACTCTTTGAACCTGCCAAGGACAAAGTTTATCGTCATCCGACTTTTTATGATTTGCCAGAAGAACTAAAACACATGTAG
- the paaA gene encoding 1,2-phenylacetyl-CoA epoxidase subunit PaaA produces the protein MQSQEAAFQAKIDAGQNIEPKDWMPEKYRKTHIRQISQHAHSEIVGMLPEGNWITRAPSLRRKVALLAKVQDEAGHGLYLYSAAETLGISRDELFEQLHSGKAKYSSIFNYPTLSWADMGAIGWLVDGAAIINQVMLTRTSYGPYARAMVRICKEESFHQRQGYEIMLTLCEGTEVQKQLAQDALNRWWWPSLMMFGPPDAVSTHTEQSMKWKIKLKSNDELRQQFVDITVPQAEILGLTIPDPDLKWNEEKGQYDFGEIDWDEFWQVVKGNGPCNRERLNARNEAWDNGAWVREAAIAHADKKKSTQNA, from the coding sequence ATGCAATCTCAAGAAGCAGCATTTCAAGCTAAAATCGATGCCGGCCAAAATATTGAGCCCAAAGATTGGATGCCCGAGAAATACCGCAAGACCCATATCCGACAAATTTCTCAACATGCTCACTCTGAAATCGTTGGGATGTTGCCAGAAGGCAATTGGATCACGCGTGCGCCAAGTTTGAGGAGAAAAGTAGCCTTGCTGGCCAAGGTGCAGGATGAAGCTGGACATGGCTTGTATTTGTACAGTGCAGCTGAGACGCTTGGTATCAGTCGTGACGAACTTTTCGAGCAATTGCATAGTGGTAAAGCCAAGTATTCCAGCATCTTCAATTACCCGACCTTGAGTTGGGCAGATATGGGAGCCATCGGATGGTTGGTTGATGGAGCTGCAATCATCAATCAGGTTATGCTTACCCGAACTTCTTATGGTCCTTATGCAAGAGCTATGGTGAGGATTTGTAAAGAAGAATCTTTTCACCAAAGGCAAGGATATGAAATCATGCTGACTCTTTGTGAAGGGACTGAGGTGCAAAAACAATTGGCGCAGGATGCTTTAAATCGTTGGTGGTGGCCATCCCTTATGATGTTTGGGCCTCCGGATGCGGTTTCTACGCATACCGAGCAATCCATGAAATGGAAGATTAAGCTCAAAAGTAATGATGAGCTGAGGCAGCAGTTTGTAGATATTACTGTGCCTCAGGCTGAAATTTTAGGCTTGACCATCCCGGATCCTGATTTGAAATGGAATGAAGAGAAGGGCCAATATGACTTTGGAGAGATTGATTGGGATGAATTTTGGCAGGTAGTCAAAGGAAATGGCCCATGCAATCGCGAGAGACTCAATGCCCGTAACGAAGCCTGGGACAATGGAGCCTGGGTGAGAGAGGCCGCCATTGCGCATGCCGATAAAAAGAAATCTACCCAAAACGCATAA
- the paaE gene encoding 1,2-phenylacetyl-CoA epoxidase subunit PaaE: MSHFHSLAVKEIREETPDCVSVVFDIPEELKESFKFIQGQYLTLKTDIEGEEVRRSYSLCSSPLEGEWRVAVKRVEDGKFSTFVNRELKCGDHVEVMLPNGRFYTEIDPSQEKSYVAFAAGSGITPILSIIKTHLELEPKSSFKLFYINQSVSSIILKEEIEGLKNRFFQRFEIFHFLTQEERNIPLFNGRLDREKLEVLANSLLDIKGTDDFFICGPEEMIFLLRDFLMEREVEAKQIHFELFNTSTANRKKPGKSQSANSAMSEVQILEGGKSFTFKIPRGSDFILDAALDRSADLPFACKGGVCCTCKAKLIEGEVDMEVNYSLEKEELDAGYILTCQSVPKSDKVIVDFDS, encoded by the coding sequence ATGAGTCACTTTCATAGCTTAGCGGTTAAAGAAATCAGAGAAGAAACCCCGGACTGTGTTTCGGTGGTATTTGATATTCCTGAAGAATTAAAAGAGAGCTTCAAATTTATACAGGGACAATACCTTACCTTGAAAACCGACATTGAAGGGGAGGAAGTCAGGAGATCTTATTCTTTATGCTCCAGTCCTTTGGAAGGGGAGTGGAGGGTAGCCGTAAAAAGAGTAGAGGATGGTAAGTTTTCGACCTTTGTCAATCGCGAACTCAAGTGCGGGGATCATGTAGAGGTAATGCTGCCCAATGGAAGATTTTATACGGAAATCGATCCTTCTCAAGAAAAAAGCTATGTTGCTTTTGCTGCAGGAAGTGGTATTACTCCCATACTTTCCATCATCAAAACCCATTTGGAACTGGAACCTAAAAGCAGTTTCAAATTATTCTATATCAATCAAAGCGTTTCCTCTATTATCCTTAAAGAAGAAATTGAAGGCTTGAAAAACAGATTTTTTCAACGTTTCGAAATCTTTCATTTTCTGACCCAGGAAGAACGTAATATTCCCCTCTTTAATGGAAGACTGGATAGGGAGAAACTGGAAGTTTTGGCTAATTCTCTGCTCGATATAAAAGGGACAGATGATTTTTTCATTTGTGGCCCGGAGGAAATGATCTTTCTCCTGAGAGATTTTTTAATGGAAAGAGAAGTAGAGGCAAAACAAATTCATTTTGAACTCTTCAATACGTCTACCGCTAATCGCAAGAAGCCCGGGAAATCCCAGTCAGCTAATTCGGCTATGTCTGAGGTGCAAATATTAGAAGGAGGCAAAAGTTTCACTTTCAAAATCCCTCGGGGATCTGACTTCATCCTGGATGCAGCTTTAGATCGCTCTGCTGATTTACCGTTCGCTTGTAAAGGAGGAGTTTGTTGCACCTGTAAAGCAAAACTGATTGAGGGAGAAGTGGATATGGAAGTGAATTATTCCCTGGAAAAAGAAGAACTGGATGCCGGATACATTCTGACCTGTCAGTCTGTACCTAAATCAGATAAAGTAATCGTTGATTTTGATTCATAA
- a CDS encoding AraC family transcriptional regulator, with protein MPEPVFLPVLSQNAAKSRVEIVMLDQDLSLAKTYNPDKETFQVQGELDPGLIQFYFSTRGGVKFSFHRGNYVKELNPNQSFLFYNPEKALPHEIILEPQAKLMALFVSVQKLHQWFLAESEEIHFLNNEQINRKFYADQPLNPALAMVIDQLFNLDFNSNTLKLYYRAKILEILSLYFSREEDKGMEKCPFLLDEVNVKRIRQAKQIIIERMANPPGLEELAKEIGLNTYQLKVGFKNIYGNTVHKYLTDYRMNQARKMLDLGQLRVNEVGYQVGFSNSSHFIAAFKKKFGVTPKKYLMFANRS; from the coding sequence ATGCCTGAACCCGTTTTTCTTCCAGTGCTTTCTCAAAATGCCGCAAAAAGTCGAGTTGAGATCGTTATGCTGGACCAGGATCTTTCCCTTGCAAAAACCTATAATCCTGATAAAGAGACCTTTCAGGTTCAAGGAGAGTTGGATCCAGGATTGATTCAATTTTATTTTAGTACACGTGGAGGTGTGAAATTCTCTTTTCATCGGGGAAACTATGTAAAGGAACTCAATCCTAATCAGAGCTTTCTCTTTTACAATCCGGAAAAAGCCTTGCCACATGAAATCATTTTGGAACCTCAGGCGAAATTGATGGCTTTATTTGTGTCTGTTCAGAAATTGCATCAATGGTTTCTGGCAGAATCAGAGGAAATCCATTTCCTCAATAATGAGCAGATCAATCGGAAATTTTATGCAGATCAACCCCTGAACCCCGCTTTGGCAATGGTGATTGATCAGCTTTTTAACCTCGACTTTAATTCAAATACTCTCAAGCTTTATTATCGGGCCAAAATCCTGGAGATACTCAGTCTCTACTTTAGCCGGGAAGAAGATAAAGGCATGGAAAAATGTCCTTTCTTGTTGGATGAGGTAAATGTGAAAAGAATTCGTCAGGCAAAGCAAATCATCATCGAACGTATGGCCAATCCTCCTGGCTTAGAAGAACTGGCGAAGGAAATCGGCTTGAATACCTATCAACTTAAGGTTGGATTTAAGAATATATACGGAAATACCGTACACAAATATCTGACTGATTATCGGATGAATCAGGCTCGGAAAATGCTGGATCTGGGACAGCTTCGGGTCAATGAAGTTGGATATCAGGTCGGTTTTAGCAATTCCAGCCATTTTATCGCAGCCTTTAAAAAGAAATTTGGAGTTACCCCCAAGAAGTATTTGATGTTTGCCAACAGATCCTGA
- a CDS encoding gliding motility-associated C-terminal domain-containing protein, which translates to MPSKTTLLLSVSLFFLVPLYAYPPLQLDSTLSCNGSLGDNIFTDGDFGSGVPNLVTVNPQIAPGYNYTTAVPPGDGFYTITNNTGAWPNLYGTWLELRDNSSDPNGYFMVVNASFEPGLFYEQQVDGLCGNTQYEFSVDIINLIKRPVTGHIDPNVDLLLDDQVVLSTGSIGQTERWNNYSVVFCTGPNQTSMKLSIRNNAPGGTGNDLALDNILFRPCGPDALVSPADTSYVCVDDTDQFLLTANISDPAFQAVRWQRSTDDGASWQDLPNGDQLIFPVTNFASGTYLYRYLLATDNGNLDNVTCRLISAEKTLIVVPILYSQTDTICDGNSYFVGNSVYKQTGIYVDSLISSIGCDSIVTTDLSVLPRLQTEPIYTVQSPNCFGGSDGSIVITDVPDGYPPFSYILNGVDVNNTGIFTDLTADTYQVIVTDKFDCDFPATIVVPAQDPFIVSVPEDTSLSFGETLLLSSFSSITNVSYSWSPTEGLSCTDCPDPIASPPSTTQYVLLVEDDKGCTARDSLTIEVTKANFLVHAPTAFTPNGDGQNDIFHVVARSPAGIRQIRKFSVFNRWGKIIYSVDGPAAGQNVVSWNGTTQGKFAPQGVYVFVIEMELIDDRILQYSGSISLLR; encoded by the coding sequence ATGCCTAGCAAAACAACGCTACTACTTTCTGTATCCTTATTTTTTCTTGTCCCTCTCTACGCCTATCCTCCTCTTCAGCTGGATAGCACACTTAGCTGTAATGGAAGTTTGGGAGATAATATATTTACCGATGGCGACTTTGGTTCGGGTGTTCCGAATCTGGTAACTGTAAATCCCCAGATTGCTCCCGGATATAACTATACCACAGCCGTTCCTCCTGGAGATGGCTTTTATACAATCACCAACAATACCGGTGCATGGCCCAATCTATATGGAACCTGGCTGGAGTTGAGAGATAATTCTTCTGATCCCAATGGTTACTTTATGGTAGTAAATGCCAGTTTTGAACCGGGACTCTTTTATGAACAGCAAGTAGATGGATTGTGTGGAAATACCCAATATGAATTCAGTGTTGATATTATCAATCTCATCAAGAGACCCGTTACCGGTCATATAGACCCCAATGTAGATCTGCTCTTGGATGATCAGGTAGTACTTTCAACCGGAAGTATTGGGCAAACGGAAAGATGGAATAATTACAGTGTGGTATTCTGCACAGGTCCTAATCAAACCAGCATGAAATTATCCATCCGGAACAATGCTCCGGGCGGGACAGGAAATGACCTGGCCCTGGATAATATTCTTTTTCGTCCTTGCGGACCGGATGCACTTGTAAGTCCGGCAGACACTTCCTATGTATGCGTAGATGATACCGATCAGTTTCTGTTAACTGCCAATATAAGTGATCCGGCATTTCAAGCAGTCAGATGGCAAAGAAGTACAGATGATGGAGCTAGTTGGCAAGACCTGCCCAATGGAGATCAACTGATCTTTCCTGTGACTAATTTTGCAAGTGGTACCTATCTCTATAGATATCTTTTAGCGACCGATAATGGGAATTTGGACAATGTTACCTGTCGGCTTATCTCTGCTGAAAAAACTTTGATAGTAGTACCCATTCTCTATAGTCAAACGGATACGATATGCGATGGCAATTCTTATTTCGTGGGAAATTCTGTTTATAAGCAGACCGGGATCTATGTAGATTCTCTTATCTCAAGCATCGGTTGCGACAGCATAGTGACTACTGATTTAAGCGTCTTGCCCAGATTACAGACAGAGCCGATTTATACAGTACAAAGTCCCAATTGCTTTGGAGGAAGTGATGGTTCCATCGTTATTACGGATGTACCGGATGGATATCCCCCATTCAGCTATATCCTGAATGGAGTGGATGTAAACAATACAGGAATATTCACAGACCTGACTGCAGATACCTATCAGGTGATTGTAACCGATAAATTTGATTGTGATTTCCCTGCAACGATTGTTGTTCCAGCGCAGGACCCTTTTATTGTCAGCGTTCCGGAAGATACCAGCCTTTCATTTGGGGAGACCCTTTTACTCAGCAGCTTTTCGTCTATAACTAATGTAAGTTATAGCTGGAGTCCTACAGAAGGATTGAGTTGTACAGACTGCCCAGATCCTATTGCCTCTCCTCCGTCAACTACCCAATACGTATTGCTAGTTGAGGATGATAAGGGCTGCACGGCAAGAGATAGTCTTACCATCGAAGTAACTAAAGCCAATTTTCTTGTCCATGCTCCTACAGCTTTTACGCCAAATGGAGATGGACAAAATGATATTTTTCATGTCGTCGCGAGAAGCCCTGCAGGAATTCGTCAGATCAGAAAATTTTCCGTTTTCAATCGTTGGGGAAAAATCATATATAGTGTCGATGGTCCTGCTGCAGGTCAAAATGTCGTTTCCTGGAATGGCACTACTCAGGGAAAGTTTGCCCCACAAGGTGTCTATGTCTTTGTAATCGAAATGGAACTTATTGACGATCGAATCCTTCAATACAGCGGTTCTATTTCCCTATTACGTTAG